CGTTCCAGGTCGCTCTCGGCATCAGCACACTCATCTACATGGTCCCCATCTCCCTGGCCGCCGCTCACCAGGCTGGCAGCTTGGGTGTCCTGACCGTTGCCCTCATGTTGGCGTACAGGCTGCACGTCCCCAAGCCCACCCTCCGTCTGCTCGAGCAGCGGCTGAAGCAGATGCAGCTGCGCAAATAAACGAGATGGCATGATGGTGGTGTGATTGCACCAGAGGACGTGCTTTCACCTGTAGAATCAGAAATCGAATGTATATTATTATGGAACCAACCAACAGCACAAATAGGAACGGGATAGGAAGGAAGGGGTGTGTAGATGAGTGGTCTGAGTTGATCAGCCGACTTAGATCATTAGAAGCATTGTAGAAAAACTCGACTCTAGGAAGCATCTTGTTAACAAGCCCTCTAAGGCGGGacatttctttttttatttctatCTCATATGAGACTGCATCTACCGTCCAGATCTGATTTGGAGTCCTAGTGTAACATAACTTCCGTGCTCATGACATATTCTTTCATGACATGATGCCTCGCTTCGATTTCCATTTTACTTGTGAGCTACCCATGGCATGTTAGCGACTGCATTTGCAACTAGGCCAAACAGGGATATATCTTACCAATGCCCTCCTCGGGCATAGGCTCAATGCCGACCACCTCAGCAGCCAGCTTCTTCGCATCCGCCTTGTCGTCCTTCATGAAGGGGAACGCAAGGACCTCGCGGATGGTGTAGTTGTCAGTAAGGAACATGACCATTCGGTCAATACCCATGCCCCATCCACCGGTGGGAGGCAGACCGTACTCGAGCGAGGTGCAGAAGTTCTCGTCGATGAGCTGggcctcgtcgtcacccTGGTCCTTCTGGCGGGCCTGCTCCTCGAAGCGCAGGCGCTGGTCGAAGGGGTCGTTCAACTCGGTGTAGGCGTTGGCAATCTCCTTCTTGCACACAAAAGCCTCGAATCGCTCGCAGAGACCGGGGATCTCGCGGTGGTACTTGGCCAGAGGGCTCATGACCTGAGGGTGGCCGGTGATGAAGGATGGGTTGACGCACTTCTCCTCAATGTACTCGCCGACCAGCTTGTCGATCATGCGGGCGTTGGTCAGAGGAGGTGTGCAGTcgagcttcatcttcttgagaaTACCCCTGAGGAAGTCGTTGGTCTCCTGAGTGTGGAGCTGATCACCGGGAGGGAACTTCTCGCCAGTCgccttctcgagctcgggGATCATCTCATAACGGGGCCAGGGCTTCTCCCAGTTGACCTCGTACTTCTCGCCAGACTGGGTGTGGAAGGTGGTCACGTAGCCACCGGTCAGGTACTTGACCAGGCCCGAGACCATGTCTTCGGTGATGTCCATCAGGTCGTTGACATCGGCATAGGCCTGATAGAACTCAATGGTGGTGAATTCGGGGTTGTGGGTGAGATCGGCACCCTCATTGCGGAACTGACGTCCAATCTCGTACACTCGGTTCAGGCCACCGACGACAAGCATCTTGAGGTACAGCTCAGGGGCGACACGCATATACATCTGCATGTCGTACTCGTTGTGGTGAGTGGTAAAGGGCTTGGCGGTGGCACCGCCAGCAATCTGGTTCATCATGGGAGTCTCGACCTCAACAAAGTCACGCTCGTCAAAGTAGCGGCGGATCCAAGTGATCATCTTGGATCGAGTGACGAAAACATTGCGCGACTTCTCGTTGCAGATGAGATCGAGGTATCGCTTACGGAATCGCTGCTCGAGATCCTTGAAGCCATAGTGGTCATCAGGGAGGGCGTGGAGACAAGGAGTCAGGAGAACGACCTCAGTCGCAAAGATAGACAGCTCGCCCTCCTCACCCttctcgatcttgttcttgggggCAGTTCTAACCCGCATGTCAGTTTCATCTCTTATCAGTTCTCTACCGGTCTACCAACCTGCCGGGGTATCCAATAATGCCGATAATGTCACCTCGGCGAAGGTGCTCGTGCTGGTCCTCAAAAGCAGGGGCGCCCTCTCGCACCTCCTGAGCCTGGCACAGAATCTGAACCTTGACGCCCTCTGTCCGGACATCGTAGAAGAGGAGCTTGGAGCCCGATGCTCGCTTGCCGTGAACTCGGGCACCGATctggatgatcttgtcctggACGCTCTCGCCAGACTTGAGGTGGCCGTAGTCCTGGACAAAGTTTCGCAGGTCGTAGGTGACGTGGAACTTGTGGGGGTAGGGGTTGGGGCTCTTGGTCTCGCggagcttgttgatgttcCTCGATCGGATCTCGAAGTACTGGTTGGGGGTGAGATCCTTCTCAGCGGCCTCAGCGCTTCCGGCCTTCTTGGGAGCGGCCGCGGCGGCAGGACGagcggcagccttcttcttcttctcctcctccttctggcGGGCCTTCTGGCGCTTCTTCAGCTCGGTCTTGGAGACTCGCTCACCAGTGACCTCGTCGAGGTGCAGGTTGGCGACCTGCTCGGTCGGGGGGGCAGCCTCGTCAGCCATGATTGCGTCTGGTGTCGGTCGGTGAAGATTGAATGGCAGGAAATTCAGATCAGACGTCGAAATCTCTGCTGCCGACAAAATGAGTCAAGGTCTGCTGTTGTGACTCAGTGGAACAGAGTCAGGGCATGGGTTGGAGGGGCAGGGGAAGGAAAGAAAGTGGTTGTGCGCGCCACAATCGCGGGGTAAATTTTCAGCAGGCCATGGACCAACCAAGTGGCTCAGCCACTCACTTGATAAGAATGAAGGGAAGCGTTGGGGTATGTATCTAATTGTTAGAGACGACCACCTGCAACAGGCAATTGTCAACCATGGGTGATAGCAACAGTCTTGAATATTGGTCGTATTAACACATCATGAGCAAGATATTACTACGCTCAGAGATCTTTCATCATTACGTTTATGTCACCCAAAACCCGCCCGTGCCGGGCATTACGCCGTATCCTCAACTATCGGGATAACGGTCCTCCTATTCCAGGTACATGGGGTCTCCGCGGACCCCTTGCATGGCCATTGCCATGTCCGCCCCATGCATGGCTCCGTTCTGCATCGCCATATTCATGTTGGGCATAGAACGGCTCATGTTAATCGCTGTCCGCCCGACGGGGCTTCCTGTCCCGTTGGGCATCATGAACCGGGGATCCTGCGCGCCTCGCTGTTGAACGGGCCCTCTCGTCCGCGGCACCTCAAGGGTCGCTTGCTGTTGAATTGGTGGTTGGGGTTTGACAGGAGAGGTGTTCATGATGGCGAAGctgtcatcatcctccatctcggcgtCAGCATCCTGGTCGCTGGTCTCCTCGATGGATGGCGGGCCGGTTGTAGAAGTTGTGCGAGAAGCTTGTTCGCTAGGCGCACCGTTGATGCTCGTCGTCGATAAGCGCTTGGCGAGCTGTGGTCGTTGTTGTTGCGATTGTTGAGTCTGCTGTTGTGATGGCTGTTGTGGTTGCTGCGGTTGCATCTGTTGTGGTGTTTGGATCTGGGGCGGCGCTGGCGTCTGAACTTGAGGTGTCGGGTGTTGAGTGCCATTGACGGTAGGAGGTGCTGGAGTTGGGGTGGCCTGGTCTAAAGATCGTTGGGCTCCCATTCCGGTCGAACTGGCTCTGGACGAAGCGATGACGCTCTTCCATCGCTCGATGGAGCGTGAGACTACTGAGCTGAGATCAACCTGACTGTCCTCCATTGCAAAGCCGAGCGCCTTTCCACCATTGACTGCCTGTTCATAAGCAGCAGCAATCAACTCCCGCTCCAAGGGAACAGTAACTGGAGTCGCAAGCTTGAATTCTCTGGGTTGTTGTAGCTTGTTGAGTTGCTCAATCTGGGATTTGAGGTTGGCATTCTCTTGCTTGAGTCTGTGGTGTtgctccttcatcttctcggcctccttaTGCTTCCTGCCCACACCGCGGGCTAATTCTAGTACCCAGAGCTCTTGTTGCCGTTGGACTGGCAATGACTCCCAGACTGTGTATGCTGATTGCAAGTGTTCGTCAACCTGCGCCTCGAGCTGCTCGGCAGTCTTTTCCGCTTTTCGGACCGCCTCGCGAACGTCTCGGAAGTTGCCTGCGGATGGAGGGTACGTGAACTCTTCCATAACAGCAGTGGTGGAAGAGGTACATGTAACCTTCCAGGCTCGGAATTCTTCCTTGAAAAAGGCCTGGAGCGCGTCGAACTCGCGCTGGCCGGGAGATTGGACGGACCATGATGTCGACGTGGGATGCTGAGTGGACGAGAAGAGGGTCGGGGGCGGCTGCAGGCATTGGAGGGTAAGGGCAGGGAagtcgagggagagggggTCGAAGTCGAACGGCATCGAGTTGTTGTCGAGCTGCACCCTGCCGTCAAGTTAGCTTTAGTCTGGCAAACAGCGCGCGCCACCGAAGCACGGGAGAGATTGATTTGACGTACTTGGCCGCCCTCCAAGAGCTGAGGAGCTCCCGCAGTGCGAGCTCCGCAGCCCGTGCCGTGTCCATGGCATCCGACAGCTTCTGTTTGACGTCGAATTGGGCCTTTTGAATGGCCTGCTTGCTCACGGTGCGCTGCATACCGGGCCGCTTCATAGGCTCGGGTGTGGCGTCGCCCTCCCAGCTGCCTCTCTTGGGGATATCATTCATGACTCCCGTCGCTTCCCAGGTTGGCTGGAAGGGGCCCGAATATTTCATGGTCGTATCAACTACGAGCTGGTTCTCCTTGGCAATTGCGGGTGATCGGAACCCGTCACTTTCGGGGATGGGCGTGTCCTTCTTGACAGCTCCCTTGGGGGTTCCCACTGGAGTCGAGGCATCCCGCCTCCCGCCCAGCGAACCTCGCGGCTGTCGTCTTGTGATACCGCCGCGCAGCTTCCTGATAGCGTCGACATCGTGGATGCCATCTGGGGGCTTCgggttcttctccttgatgtaCAGATCGAGATGGCGGCCgagcgaggacgaggtgaAGGCTTGACCGCAATAGGGGCAGTTCTTGTCTTTAGGGGCGCCAACTTTTGGGGTGCTCGAGTCGGTGGTCTGGGGCGTGGAATCGGGCATGGTGGACAAGCTTCAGGGATGGGACGAGAAAAGGAGAGAGGATGGATAAAATGAGAGAGCGAGAGAGAAAAATGTCACAAAAAAACGAGCGTGGGAAATGGAGGCCTCGATACTACAAGAGAGTAAATAGCGACTGCGGCTCCAGTTGGGGAGCTGTACAGGCGTGAATCATAAGGAGCGAGCGAAAAAAGGTCGATCGAATAGAAGCAACGAGCGTGTTGGGGTCGAGACCTCCAAAAGGGGACGGGGGGTTAATGGACGGGGGAAGAGGCACGAGACGAGCCGAGCTTTGAAGTCGTGGTTAGAACATgagacgaggagaaggagggataaaagaaaagagagactcgaagagagagagagcgagAGATACGGTAGAGACGAGAGAGGGACTAAAGGGGAAGCCTGTTCTGGTATCGCTGGGTTTaattattctttttttttttcctaCCCTTCCATTTTAAAATAAAGCCTCCTCCATTTTCAGGGGCGGATCCAACAAaggtccatccatctcattcCCCCTCAAGACTGGACCCCCCCGGCCGACCTACGGTAAAGGTGGCCCCCCCAAAAATGGAGTGGAGGGCTCCAAGGGACCCCCAGATTGGCGCCGTTAGCACCGACGGAACCCCTGACGTTTAGTGGCCGTCCCGCCGCCTGGATGTCTCTCCCGTCGCTCGCTTAGCGCTGATCGACCACTCTAAGAGGTCAGTCCTAGCGCCGCCGGGACTCTGTGTCGATGCGTCCTGGGATCGTGGTAGGGCAGTTGGCTCTTCTCTCTGGGGGTTCTAGTGACCGGGTCGAATCTGAGTTCCTTACGTGGTCATGTCGCAGCCGAACTGTCAATAATAGAATGCTGATTGCCATGCCCTGCTCTGGGTGATTGCGCAGGTACGTAGTAGGGTTCTCGGGATGGTTGAGCGACAGGGTTGACTCAAATCGATGATGTCCTTACCTATCACTTTTGCTCGGCAATTGGCTTGATCGACTCAGGGTCGCCAAGGGGCGATGACGGGAGGCTCCCGCTATAGCAATCGACATAACTAATAGTACAGCAGCCTCAAAGCCTCCATGACAGTTCGCGCTTCAACGTCAATGTCAACTCGTCAACCATGATGGTTACACTTCGGTCCCGGCAGAGTCCGGCCTCGGGATCGCACCCGTGCCTCTCTGCAACGACCTGCGGGCTTGGCCTCTCGGACAGACACAAGATTACACGGTAAACGCGACAGGCAGAAACACGAAATCTAAGAGGCACAGGTGAGGCTAAGGCAAGCTGCCGTTTCGTTGCGTCCAAGTAAATTTCACATTTGGCTGCATGGCGTCCAACCTTGGGGCTCCCCTTTTTCGCCTTGTCGTCTGCCAACAGTTGGATATGACATCCATGAGATGAGACGTCAAACAGTCTCTGCCGGCAAACTCGTCATGCTCGCATAATAACACGATTCCCGTCCCTCCGCTGCAGAGTCAGCACTTGCAAACGTAAACGGGCACAAGGCACGAGGCAAGCAATCATGTCCGTTGCGTCTGCCCGGACCGACGCAAACCAAGATTGAGATGAGCCCGGGGAAGCAGAGACTGGACCGCTGGCATCGGCAGTCTCACAGCGCTAAACGCCCAGCCCCGAGCGGATTGGCCAACGGGCGACCACGGATGGCCGCCGACAAGGGCATGGGTGGCACCGACCATGGGGTTGCTGGTTGCTGGGAGTTTTGCTGGCTCCAGCCGTTCTCAAGAGGAGAGGCCAACCTGCAACACCCTGGTCCGAGACACGGTGAGCTTTCTGCATGCCCCTTAACCACCGCAGAAAACCAGACGCCGTATTTGCTTAATTACGCTCTGCAGCTGCTGGATCCTACCTACAGCTCGCCGCTGAGGTCTTCGGGCCTTTGACACTGGAGTGCTCGGCAATTCGTTCCCGTCTTCTGTCTTCTCTTCACTTCACCTCGGGCGCCTCACCACCCGACCCACCGCACACCGACGCcagccttgagctcgccCCTTGGAGTAGCATCGGTGGCCCCCCAGTTTCTCGTAAAACGCACAAACGTCTATTCCGTTTTCAGGAGCTAGGACCtcggagggagaggagctTGGGTCTCTCTGAGCGTTAGCCACCCGCTGCGGTttggtcgtcgtcgataaACTCTCGACCGTCGGCTTTTACCCCTGAATGAAAGCCGCAACACGCGCCTATCAGGGGTCGTAGATACGGCAACTAACTTGGGTGGGCAGCGAAGTAACCACTGGCGGAGGACACAGCTGCCCTCTCAACCCTGCGCTAGGCCCGTTTTGTTTTGCAGATCGCGAGGAGAATACgtatccatccatccaatgcGCGTCTAAACGTAAACGTAAACGGAGCTGGTGTCGTGCTTACCATTGAAGCGTTGTGTTGGTTGACATGCAGCGTCCCCTTACTAGGTCTTTCAGCCGTGATTGAGCAAAACGGGGCTCACTGGCGAGGTTCCTGCTTTAGTGCTTCGGCAGCTTAAATTAATACCAGCTGATTTATGCCATGTTTGCTTCTTGCGCTGTTCCAGAATCCGGGCAAGTTATGCCATCCGGCCTCCCTAGCGTTTGTCTGCTCATCATTTGGTGCATTAGGGCATCAGGTATGACCTCAGTTGTCGCAGTAGTCGAATGGGGCCGTCTTCTAATGCATCACAAACGGATGTTAtgggctgctgaggctgtgAAGGCACGAGACAAAGCAATGGGCAGACAGAGTCATACCAACGTGCATCTCAGCTTGTTCGCACCAAGCCATCCTTCAAACGGCCAGAGTCATGTGGATGTTGGTCGTTTGTTAGGATCACGTGCAGCTGAGCCACATGTCAAGGTCGAGCCACATCCCCAGCCCCTCCAAAAGTGGGCAGTAGCTCTTGCTCTCTCGCATGGCTGGAAGTGGTTTCTCTCAGGAAGTTTTGTTGCCGCTCGCGCAAACAAGCTGATTACAACATAATTCAAGCTCCATCGTTCGGAGCCCGGCCTGCAATTCCTCAAAACCGCTATTATCGAAATTCTACAAGATGCCCCCAGGTACGTTGAACCTTCCATCTCCGACACCGCTTCAGCGCTGCCTCATCCGAGCCTGTCGCGCGGGACGAAAGATGAGCGCATCGCGATCGCGTTCGGTAGGAGCCTCCATAACGCCGCCCTCCCTTATCGCAATCGCTTCAGCGCAATCGCTAACCCCCGCGAAGCCCTTAGTGAAGACGATTCCTCTGATGCCGGCGGGTTCTCCACTCCCCCGCGCGCGACGCGAAAGTCGGCCTCGGCTGGCGCAGCCTCGGATCCTAAcgacgatgttgatgccaATGGCGAGGATTTCGATGAACaagacgaggagggagaggaggatgaagacctcgaggaggacgagtAAGTTGTGTGTTGGCTGTGCACTTGCGCAATGCTCACGCGCCTCAGGTATGTTGTCGAGGCGATCAAGAAGCacatcatcgacgacgacgtgaGTAGAGGTTTGGCCAATTTCAGCGCGGACACGGCTGACGGCGATCATAGGGAAGCTTGAAATTCCACGTCAAGTGGGAAGGATACGATGCCGTGGCGGACATGACATGGGAGCCGGAGGAAAACCTCCAGTAAGTGAACAAAGCTGCTCGGTGCGGTGGTATGTCGACTGACGGGTTTTTGCAGAGAATCCGCATCAGAAATCCTCGAAGAGTATTTTGCCAAGATCGGCGGACGAGAGAAGATTTTCGAGCAGACGGAAAAAGCCAGCAAAACCAAGAAGCGTCGGCGAACGACAAATGGCACCCCAAGCACAACATCAACAGCGAAGCGGTCTCgacgcagcgcagcgcatCCGGCCGACACAACACCTCCAGCGACTGCGAAGAAGTGGAGTCCTCCAGCCGGCTCGTGggaggacgagatcgagaCGATCGATGCTtgcgaggaagagggtaGTGGCAAGCTGGTTGTCTATCTGATCTGGAAGAATGGCAACAAGACGAAGCATGACACTCAGATCATCTACAAGAAGTGTCCACAAAAGGTAAGCGAAGCTGATGGTGGTATGGAAATACACAGACTGACACTCCTTAGATGCTCCAATTCTACGAGCGACACGTCAAGATCATTAGAGAGGAGCAGAAGGCGCAAGTGGACGAAGCTGAGGGTTGATGAGATAGTCATTATGTTAAGACTGGGCTGCTGGAGCCTGCTTGAGCAACGCGCTCTGACCTCTGACTTGAACGGCGTTTGGGCGATCGATAAAGGATCGCGGAGTGGTTCTTCTTTTTGTTGATTTTGTCTTGTCTGTCACGCGGAACGGAAACGGTACCATTTCACCATATCTGGAGCCAACCCCTGAGGAGTTCTCGACATGTATCGAGGGCAGGTGGGGTGGTGATGATATGGGCGCATGGGAGGGAGTATTTGCTGATTTTAACGGTGCATTCACGCTGAAAGACACGTCATTTACGGACATGAGAATGGAGGAGTTGTGCTGTAGAATTGGTGTCGTATTTTCGGTGGTGAATTGAGGTCAATGGATGTACGGATATAATGGCAAGGGTTGCCACTCGTCAATGAATTAAATGGATGCAATCAATTAATGACTGGCCCTGAAACAACACGCGATTTATCGCGACTGTCGACTTGGGCTGCAAAGAGGGTGACGTTTTCTGCGAGGCTGGGAAACCTCGGCAGGGTCGCAGCGTGTCAGAGCCCCTGGCGACCCCACCAAAAGAACCCCTGCATGGCCTGTAAAAAGGTCTGGGCGCGACGTGAGAGCCCAGCCTTGCCATTTAACGCGTcggcagaggaagaggaaaaaaaagtcgGGTGGCGGGGCAACGACTTATATAACTGACAGAGGCGAGTCGCATACATTCCAGTTTCCCTTCTTGTTCTATCGAATTATTATAGAGACGAATTATCTTGACGATACAAAGAGACGATTTATTCACAGACACGAACGACTTGGAACGAATTtactctcttctcttggaTCATCTACTTTGAACTACCTGGTTGGTCAACTCGCAAGTCACCTGCAGCTGCACTCAACAAAGTCTATTGGGTATGTCGATTCTTGTCATGCGAGCAAGCAATTTCTGATTTTCTAACTGTTTCACAGCCTGAgacatctccatcttgacatcTCTCCCTAGACCAATTCCTGGATCGACATTTTTCTTGTCTCGACCAGCCCGAGACATTCTCCAACAGCCTGTCTGCTCAACACACCATACAACTGGTGCCCAACAAGACCAACCTCTCAAACACCACCACTTCTcctctcaacatcaacctccgCCAAAATGAAGAGAAACGACGTCATcgctgtcatcatcatcatcctcttcatcatcctcgccgccgtgTCATTCGGTATCTGGAAGCTCGTCAACATGGCTAAGAACCATATGAGTGCGGCCGGAACCGGCACATCAAGCAGCCACAGCACTGAAGACATTGCCGACTGATGGGAGACCAACACTGGCTTCCATCACAAACCTTTTCTGCCTTGTTTTACTATTCGGCTACAGCGATGTCGATTTTTTACTTTTAGCAACCATTTGatgagaaaagagaagaCGTGGAGTGGTAATGTCCTTTTGAGTTGATGATTcacacaacaacaactctTCAACGTTTGGGTTACGGCGCAACAAATGACTGGGTTCGGTCACGGGtctttttgtttcttttcctgGGTAAATGTTTTCACGAGTCAAACTGGGATTTTTTCAACATGGGGAAACGAAATGAGCAAATTAGACTACTTGGGTTGCCTTTTTGGCTAAAGATTGAGGGACGCCAGAggtccatgatgaagaaagATAGACATGTATGAGGCATGCAAATGAGAAACAAGACAAACTGCCAATACCTACACAGCCTCTATTCACGCACACGTTACTGTGAGAACCATCCGGTTCACCTGTCGGTGATGATTTGCGTTGCTAACTGATTCAGCTCCAGAGCGTCATCATGTTGGTGAATGTATAATGCTTCTCACGCATATATATCCACCAAGATGGACCCAGCCTGTCCTGACCAGTCAACATCACTCAAGCCTATAGCTTCCTTTATAGTACAACTTGTACATCTTCTTCACTCTTTTCGAAACAAACAGATACAATGGGCAAGGTCTCATTCAACCTCCCTACCCGTGGTGGCCGCGGCCAGCCCGACGACACCGAAGATCAACGCCTCAAGCCTTACCTccacgaggacgacgacctcCCCGACTACAGCAAGTTCCCCTACAGCACCTTCTTCCCCGAGGACCACAAGGGTAAGAACAAGAGCGAGGACCCCGTGCTGGATAAGTCTTCTCCCCAGTACCGGGAGCGCGTAAAGAAGACGCTCGACGCCCTCCAGGATGAGTACCAGGCGACCTATGAGTGGTACAAGGACGCGAACTGCAAGGTCCTCGCTGTCAGGGAGGAGCGGGACCAACTGCTCTGGAACCTGGCCGTCCTCGACATTCGCAACGTTACCGGGCAGTTTGAAAGCAGCATGGACTCGATCCACGAAGACGTCGCCAAGATCCAGCGCGAGGTGCGTGACCAGAACAAGCCCAACAAGCCTACTTCTGAGTACTCGAGGCTGCGCCGCGACCGTGGAATCGCGAGGCGTTGCCTCTACAGGACCGAGATTGCTCTGGAGGCTGGCCTGCGGGAGCTCGCGCGGCTGGACGGGGCCGACTCTGACGCGTTCCGCCAGCTTCGAGGTATGTGGGCGAGGCGCCAGAGTCGCCATGCCGACGATGAGAGTCTATACTCGGAAACTTGGTCCGCCACCACCCATGTGATTGATGATTGACGGTCCTCGAGTCGTCGGGTTGTCTATCCCGGATTCGCGGGTCAAGGGCCTGAGATGGTAAGTGAGGGCGTCCTGCAAGCCGAGGAGGGTTTCCCTTATATCACAGCTGACGGTGTGTTTGTGGAAGACAGCCGGGGTT
This window of the Fusarium keratoplasticum isolate Fu6.1 chromosome 3, whole genome shotgun sequence genome carries:
- a CDS encoding Lysine--tRNA ligase codes for the protein MADEAAPPTEQVANLHLDEVTGERVSKTELKKRQKARQKEEEKKKKAAARPAAAAAPKKAGSAEAAEKDLTPNQYFEIRSRNINKLRETKSPNPYPHKFHVTYDLRNFVQDYGHLKSGESVQDKIIQIGARVHGKRASGSKLLFYDVRTEGVKVQILCQAQEVREGAPAFEDQHEHLRRGDIIGIIGYPGRTAPKNKIEKGEEGELSIFATEVVLLTPCLHALPDDHYGFKDLEQRFRKRYLDLICNEKSRNVFVTRSKMITWIRRYFDERDFVEVETPMMNQIAGGATAKPFTTHHNEYDMQMYMRVAPELYLKMLVVGGLNRVYEIGRQFRNEGADLTHNPEFTTIEFYQAYADVNDLMDITEDMVSGLVKYLTGGYVTTFHTQSGEKYEVNWEKPWPRYEMIPELEKATGEKFPPGDQLHTQETNDFLRGILKKMKLDCTPPLTNARMIDKLVGEYIEEKCVNPSFITGHPQVMSPLAKYHREIPGLCERFEAFVCKKEIANAYTELNDPFDQRLRFEEQARQKDQGDDEAQLIDENFCTSLEYGLPPTGGWGMGIDRMVMFLTDNYTIREVLAFPFMKDDKADAKKLAAEVVGIEPMPEEGIAHK
- a CDS encoding Chromo domain-containing protein; amino-acid sequence: MPPALSEDDSSDAGGFSTPPRATRKSASAGAASDPNDDVDANGEDFDEQDEEGEEDEDLEEDEYVVEAIKKHIIDDDGSLKFHVKWEGYDAVADMTWEPEENLQESASEILEEYFAKIGGREKIFEQTEKASKTKKRRRTTNGTPSTTSTAKRSRRSAAHPADTTPPATAKKWSPPAGSWEDEIETIDACEEEGSGKLVVYLIWKNGNKTKHDTQIIYKKCPQKMLQFYERHVKIIREEQKAQVDEAEAALNKVYWPETSPS